AGACGCACGTTACAGATACCCCATGCTACAGTACACCCTGATGAAATCGTTAGATCGTAGTCCTAATCGATTATTCCGTTGTACGCACCGTTTTCGCTCTCTGCACCTTGATTGGCTTGGCAATCCATGCAGAGGTCCATGATATGGCTCTTGCAAATGGCACAATTGTCAACAGCAATGTCTGATTGATCCACCGTGTCAGTATATAGCACGCCTTCCTAAAAACAGTCCCAAGATTACTTACCCCATGCCCAAAGAGCAACAGCATTCCACTAATATATATTTACAAATGATCAGTAAAGGTCATTAGGTAAGGGCATCCataggagaagagactGTTCCAAGCTTGAAATCTTAGGcgcaccttcttcacctcaaATCTCGGCTTCTTGTCATTTTCGCCTGCTAACTTTCCTGAGTTTGTTACTTGGTCGATTTCCATCTCTGGATGGATATCAAAAAGGTCTAAGTTCGGCTAAGTCAGGTAAAAAGCAAAAATGAGAAGTTGATAGGAATGTGAGAACGAAAACAACCGATACGGTCAAACGGGGACGTTGCCCAACGATTGAGAACGAAGCGAGCGCGTCGCCGCCCGACCGACAGGAGTAATAAGTTAaccgaagaagataatTAGGTATATTTAACTAGGTATTGATACGtaagaagtggaggagcTTAGGCGACGTTTTAAGTCTTTATGATTTAATTCTTGATTTAATTTTAATTTTGCGTTTCAAATCTACtattttgtttttcttaTTTTTTATAAATAAGAGCCATCAAAAAGGTGAACGTAAAATAAGCATTAAAAACAAAATCTACACGGTAAGAATCTTCTCACTCGCTTCCAACGGCAAACTTCCCAACTTCTGTATAAGGCATCTACTACATCTAATGTTTTACAGCATCAGAGACATTTACCCCATGGGCcgctcttctccaacctcACCCAGTTCCCTCTTCTACTTGTTGATTTCCGCTGTATTCTCTTACAACAGGTCACCTCCTCGGGACGGTCAGGAGTTCGAATGCCCCACCAGTGAGTAAGGCGGCTATCCTTGTGAGCAATATTGTATATTGTATTTTGTATTCTTATATTAGCTATATTAAGGATGCTATTGAACTACATTAGTATATAAATGTTATACTCCCCTGATACTGGCCGCCCTGTCTAGACGGAACTAAGGCACTGACGTCGCGCGAAGTCAAAGAGCGACTCCCTTGTCCGCATGTAGTTGACCATGCACCAAGTTGGGGTGGAGAGTAAATCTTGAGGTCGCAATCGGTGGGACCTATCTGGTTTGCTCCACGAATCCTTGCATCATTCCTTCGTTGCCCTGTCATCGATATGCGGTTGGAGGGTCACGATGCTGATGGGTTGAGTGAGGCGAACCCATTATGTGCGCATGGAAGCGCGGACGCCGACCAGGACAGAGTTTCTTTATGACCTAGACAGCTAGAATCACGGCAAGGCAGGAAGTTGTAGTGGTTAGAGTAGGAGATGAGCGTGCATCCGTGGAGGCTGGTCGGAATGAGGCCTTTTCGAACACGAATGGTGTATATTAAGACATTATTGATAATCAATTGCGTCCACGTAACTCTACTGCTTTTGACTATGATTTTCCgcccatcatcctcgatCGCTTTGAGAGTTCCTCTAGCTGGTTTTCCCATATCTTCTCACAACGTGCATGGTGGGCCATACAATGGAATGGTAATATTTTAAGTAAATCGAAATAAAATGTCAGAAACTCTTGTGCATCGTTATATAATTCAATCGAAGTTTTCAAATAAcagatgagaaggaaaaaaaaactgaCAGTAAAAAATTAACTGAacttgttgctgctgctgtgtTATGTTGCATGTAATTGATCTAAATTCGACATTTTGTCTACAAGCGAGAAGTACTATTTTTCTACATGACCATCTATTTGATGTGCTTCTGTTTCTCCTTGTGGATTTCGATACCTGGCCTAGCTCCCAAAGCCTTCTTGATCCAGCCATACATGATGAACTGGGATGACACTAGACCCGCAGTCATGACTACAATGCACTGTTAACCGCCAATCTCTTTAATGAAATATGCTCCTTACTCATTCTTGGACCAAGACCAGCAAAAAGACCCCTGAATCCTGCTTCCTTGGCTAGCGCTCCCAGTCTGTAGATCATTGAACCTTTAGGTCCATGTCCCTTGTTGatttgagaaagaagggtatCGGCAGGCTGAGAGTGGACATTCAGCAAGCACGTCTATAAGTGTTTGGGGACAAACAAGCAGCTCACGTGACTCAAAACAGCCGCAGCGAAACCAGCAATGATACCCGACCCAAGAGTGATTCCGAATTGAGCGGTAGAAGACAGACTCTTTCTGGTCTCAGGAGTCATTCTATTATAGATAAACTCGACACAGCGTTCGTTGACCGTAAATTGACCTAAGAGGGACAGGCGTCAAACAACTTCAAGATGTTAAAGTCCGGATATCATACCAATGGCGTATGGAACTTGTTTGGCCAATATGGGAATAAATCCCGCATATAGACTGCCAAATCCTTCCGTACTGGCAATCTTAGTGAAGCCACTGACAAGACCGTTGGCAAACTATGATGCTTTCAGCCAATCTCCCAGAGGAGACCAACCAGTGAAACTAACCTTTGGATCCGACACTAGTCGAATACGAGTAGCCTCCAGAGGAGTGAGTAGAATATCAGCAAAGAACCTTTAAAAAGAGATAAGTAAAATGTTTAGATGTGCAGGAAAGTCACGAACTCAGCAATGGCGGCACCACCGAGGTAAATGGCTGTTCGGTTCTTAATAGCGCTCTCTCTACTGCCACAGAGTTCCACCAAGTACTTTTTC
This DNA window, taken from Cryptococcus deuterogattii R265 chromosome 3, complete sequence, encodes the following:
- a CDS encoding RING-box protein 1b, producing MEIDQVTNSGKLAGENDKKPRFEVKKWNAVALWAWDIAVDNCAICKSHIMDLCMDCQANQGAESENGCTVAWGICNHAFHFHCISRWLKTRQVCPLDNRQWELQKYGR
- a CDS encoding solute carrier family 25 (mitochondrial phosphate transporter) member 3, producing MATEKAKTVAKDLAGKPLTPNFTGKDYSIFFTAGALCCTLSHGAMTPIDVIKTRIQIDPALKGYSLIKGGRHIVAAEGTKGLLTGFGPTAVGYLLQGGAKFAGYEASKKYLVELCGSRESAIKNRTAIYLGGAAIAEFFADILLTPLEATRIRLVSDPKFANGLVSGFTKIASTEGFGSLYAGFIPILAKQVPYAIGQFTVNERCVEFIYNRMTPETRKSLSSTAQFGITLGSGIIAGFAAAVLSHPADTLLSQINKGHGPKGSMIYRLGALAKEAGFRGLFAGLGPRMIMTAGLVSSQFIMYGWIKKALGARPGIEIHKEKQKHIK